Below is a genomic region from Neisseria zoodegmatis.
TCTTTACTTGCCCAAGCCGTACCGTAAATACGTTGCAGCATTTCATTGTTGCTGTCACCTCGCCAATAAGCTCCGGCCAACTTGGTCAATTTGAAATTTTTCAGAAAACGGGTATTCGGCACGTGAGGGCCACGGCACATATCTACATATTCTTGATGATGATACAAGCCCATCGCATCTACTTCGGGCATATCGTCAATCAAACGTAATTTGTATTCTTCTCCGCGCTCTTCGAATGTTCGAATCGTTTCTGCGCGAGGTGTCATCACTTTAATCACGTCATAATCTTGAGCAATCAGCTCTTTCATGCGTGCTTCTATTTTGGCGACATCTTCCGGCGTGAACGGTTTATCGGTAGCAATATCGTAATAAAAGCCGTCTTCAATTACCGGCCCGATAACCATTTTAGCATCGGGATAAAGCTGTTTAACTGCATGCCCAACCAAATGTGCACAGGAGTGGCGGATAATTTCCACACCCTCTTCGTCTTTTGGCGTGATAATCTGCAACTGCGCATCTGCATTGATTTTGTCTGACGCATCCACTAACACGCCATTTACTTTGCCTGCTACCGTGGCTTTCGCCAAACCCGCACCTATTGATGCAGCCACATCAGCCACGCTTACGGGTTGTTCAAACTGGCGGACTGAACCGTCAGGCAAAGTAATATTGATCATCAAGTGCTCCAAAACCGATAACAAGCCTTTTCAGACGGCCTGATAAAATAATGAACAACAAACGATACAAGTTTGTTGTTATGAAACTGGTAGGCTCGATTGGATTCGAACCAACGACCCCCACCATGTCAAGGTGGTGCTCTAACCAACTGAGCTACGTGCCTATATATAAAGGTGTAAATTATATTGTTGTTTGCATGCTTTTACAAGTTTGGGCATAGGGTGGATTTCTCCTTGCAAAAGCGATGTTGTATATAGCTTCTTCACCTTTACAAACAAGCTGTCCAATGCAAGTAAAGGCAAGATCTCCACTCCTACTCTTTCATATTTATAATGCCGTATAACTACGAGGCCTGCCGCAAACTACCCCTTAAGTTATAATGTGCACACGATTATCTATATCTATAAAGGAATAAAATGATGAAACTCTACATTTACGACCACTGCCCTTACTGCGTCCGTGCACGCATGATCTTAGGCTTGCGAAAAATAGATGTCGAACAAGTAATATTACAAAATGATGATGAAGCAACGCCGATCAGCATGATCGGTGCCAAGCAAGTTCCTATTTTGCAAAAAGAAGATGGTTCATATATGGGCGAAAGTTTAAACATTGTCCGCTATTTAGACGAATTATCCGGTCAAGGCCGTCTGAAAGAAGAAATCAGACCGGAAATACAAATATGGCTCGACAAAGTTAATACATACTCTTCCAAACTAATCCAACCCCGAGATGTTTTGATTGACTTGCCGGAATTCTCCACACAAAGTGCTATTAATTATTTCGTTCACAAGAAAGAAAAAAATATCGGCAGCTTCAAAACCAACCTAGAAAAGACGGATGAATATTTACAGGTGCTTCACGCAGATTTGGATGAATTAGCCAACCTGATTAAATCAGACAATGCTTTGAACGGGGAACTCGGAATGGAAGATATCCATGTATTTCCCATATTACGGAATCTTACGATTGTCAAAAATATAGCCTTTCCCGAAAAGGTAGAAGCCTATATAAACAATATGAGTCAGCTGACCAATATCGACTTATATACTAATAGGGCCGTTTGAAAAAGTTTTATCAACTTTAAAGGTACCATCAAAAATTAAAAAGCCACCCTTCTGGAAAGGGTGGCTTTTATCCAAATGCAGAAATTAATTTTCTACTTTTACTTCTACACGGCGGCCTGCGGCATCATTCCCTTGGGCAGCTGTCGTATTTTCAGGTTTACGCAACTCAATATTTTTTGCATCAATACCTTGTTTAGTCAAAAAAGCTTCTACGGCTTGAGCGCGTTTTTTAGAAAGTTCAGCATTCGCTGCAGCATTACCAGTGCTATCGGTATATCCGCTGATAACCAGCTTCTTACCTTCTTTACCTGCCTTGATTAAATCAGGCAAGATCTTATCTGCATTGTCGGCAACATCGCTCTTGCCGGTAGCAAAATAAAATATAGCAACGGCTTGGCCTGCTTGAGTATCATAAACTACATCGGCTTTATCTTCAGCAGGAACCACTTGAGCTGCGGCTGGAGTTGAAGCTTCTGATGCCTTGGTATCGGCTTTCTTCTGCGGAGCAGCTTTACCGTCTTTGTTGGATAATCCCCAAACATAAGCAGTCATAATATGAAGCTTATCTTTATCCAAGAAATTATCCCACGCAGGCATTTGGTTGTGGCGGCCATTTGTAATGGTTTCGATAATGGCTTTTTGAGTTCCACCCCACAACCATACATCATCGGTCAGATTAGGACCTAGCCCCTGTACACCCTGCCCCTTATCACCGTGGCAAGTGAAACAGTTAGCCGGGCCGCCGTGGAACAAAGCTTTACCACGCTCAGCACGTGTTTCATCGTATTTATCTGCGGTCTTAGCTGACAAAGACATAACGTAGTTTGCAACGTCTTTAACCCGCTCCTCACCCAAGGTCGGCCCCCAAGCAGCCATGATACCTACGCGGCCTTTTTTAATGGTTTCCTGAATCTGAGCAGGTTCTCCGCCCCACAACCAATCATGGTCTGTTAGATTCGGGAAACCTTTAGAACCTTTGGCGTCAGAACCGTGGCACTGAATACAGTAAGTATCAAAAAGGTTTTTACCGATACTGCGCGCTTGAGGATCTTTTGCAACTTCTTCGACGGGCATTTTGGCAAATTTAGCATACAGCTTGCCATATTGTTCATCGGCTTTTTTAACTTCTTTTTCATACTGGTTTGTACTCGTCCAATTCAAGTAACCTTTATAGTCACCCAAACCGGGGTACAGGAATAAATATACCGCACCAAAAACCCATGTGCCCACATAAAGCCAAAACCACCAGCGCGGCAAAGGGTTATTATACTCCTCGATGCCGTCCCATGAGTGCCCCATGGTTTTCACATCTTCTCCTTTCGGAGGAGCTTTCACTTTATTTTGAGATAAAAGCAGCCAAGCCAAACCGATAAAGCTGAGTAAAACGATAACGGCAATATAAATATTCCAGAAATTACTGGTAAATTGTGAAGTTGTGTTCATTATTTGCTCCGTTGTCACGGGGTAACCGGGTTAATGCCCGCTTTTATCATTATCGGGGGTATCGTCATCTTGCATGATGCTGTTGGCAGCATCGTCGTAATTACGTTTATTGCGTTTGCTCAGCACTATGTAAAGAACCAAAACAAAACTAATAAATACCCAAACGGTAAACAGCGAGCGAACCCAGTTGATGTCCATGATGTTACCTTACATTTTTCAGTGCCAAGCCCAAGCCTTGCAGATAAGCAATCACAGCATCAAGCTCTGATTTGTTTTCCAACTCTTGGGGAGCTTTTTCAATTTCTTCATCGCTGTAAGGCGTTCCGACTGCACGCAGTGCTTTCATATTGCTAACAGTTGCTTCCACGTTAACTTTATTACGAGCCAGCCACGGGAATGCAGGCATGTTAGATTCCGGCACAACATCACGGGGATTCAACAGGTGGATACGGTGCCATTCATCTGAATAGCGACCGCCTACACGAGCCAAGTCTGGACCGGTACGCTTGGAGCCCCATTGGAACGGACGGTCATAAACCGACTCACCACCCACAGAATAGTGTCCGTAACGCTCGGTTTCCGCGCGGAAAGGACGAATCATTTGAGAGTGGCAGTTGTAACAACCTTCACGCACATAAATGTCTCGCCCCGCCACTTGCAAAGCAGAATACGGTTTCACACCCTTAATCGGCTCGGTAACCGACTTGGTAAAGAACAACGGTACAATTTCGATCAAAAGTCCGAAGCTGATAACCAAGAAAGTGAATACAATCAATACTCCGACTTTTTCTTCGACTAATTGTTGCAATTTCATTTTGGTAGCCTGTCTTTCTTGTATTATTAGTGGTGTTGTGCTTGTGAAACGGCAGGAATTTCAGCATCAACCGGTTTGCCGCCGATAACGGTACGGTAAACGTTGTATGCCATAATCAGCATGCCGCTGAGATACAGTACGCCACCGGCAAAGCGGATCATGTAGAAAGGCATACTGCGTTTTACAGACTCAACAAAAGAATAGGTCAATGTGCCGTCATCATTCAACGCACCCCACATCAAGCCTTGCATCACGCCTGAAATCCACATAGAGGAGATATACAAAACAACACCGATGGTCGCAATCCAGAAGTGCGCTTCGATCAATTTGATGCTGTGCATTTCTTTGCGGCCGAACAAACGGGGGATCAAATAATAAATCGCACCGATGGTAACAAAACCTACCCAACCCAAGGCACCTGAGTGTACGTGACCAACAGTCCAGTCGGTATAGTGGCTCAAGGCGTTAACGGTTTTGATAGACATCATCGGACCTTCAAAGGTAGACATACCGTAGAAGGACAGAGAAACAACCAAAAACTTCAAGATAGGATCGGTGCGCAGTTTATGCCATGCACCTGAAAGCGTCATAATACCGTTGATCATACCGCCCCAAGAAGGTGCAAAAAGAATCAACGACAGAACCATACCCAAAGACTGTGTCCAGTCAGGCAATGCAGTGTAGTGCAGATGGTGAGGGCCTGCCCACATATAGGTAAAAATCAAGGCCCAGAAGTGAACTACTGACAAACGGTAAGAATAAACCGGACGACCTGCTTGTTTAGGCACAAAGTAATACATCATACCCAAGAAGGCAGCAGTCAAGAAAAAGCCCACCGCATTGTGTCCGTACCACCATTGAACCATGGCATCAATCGCACCGGAATAAACCGGATAAGATTTCATCATGCCTGAAGGAATGCTGATGTTGTTCACGATGTGCAGCAGTGCCACGGCCAAAATAAACGCACCGTAGAACCAGTTGGCAACGTAAATATGCTTGATTTTACGTGTGGCGATGGTACCGAAGAACACAACGGCATAGGCAACCCATACCAATGCAATCAGGATATCAATCGGCCATTCCAACTCTGCATACTCTTTACCTTGGGTATAACCCAAAGGCAAGGTGATTGCTGCGAGCACAATAACCAGCTGCCAGCCCCAAAACGTAAAGGCAGGCAGAAATTTGCCGCCGAACAAACGCACGTTACATGTACGTTGAACAACGTAATAAGACGTAGCGAACAAGCCGCAGCCGCCGAAAGCGAAAATCACGGCATTGGTATGCAGAGGACGGATACGGCCGAAGTGGAACCACGAGCCGACATCAGAGAGGTTAAGCACAGGAGCAAACAATTGGGCGGCTGCGATAACGCCGACCAACATACCCACAATGCCCCAAACTACAGTCATGATGGCAAATTGGCGCACCACCTTGTAGTTATAAGTTTGCGTTTCCATAAGGGTCTCCATTAAACATGGCAGTTAACACTTATCGGTTTGCTCCGGCTTGCTTAAACACACCAAAGATACACCCGATTTTTCTTAATTTAACACCGCTCGGTATTTATTGAGCATACTTCACGGCAATTTAACTTGCACATTTTAAATCAAAACCTGTACGACACCAAGTTTAATCGGTAGAAAAGCCGATTTCTCAGTATAAATGCAGGTTGCTTTCCATCATATTTTGTTAGATTATAGATTCCCTAAATTGTCTTTCTTGATTCAGGTCAAATACTTTCCAATCAAAAATACAAAACTTAACAATCAAAGGCAGGCGCATGCTCCGATATACTATCCGCCCGAAAACCTTGTCACACGAGTGGCAGGTTTTCTTGAGCTTCGAGCACAAAAATAACAATCCTTTACAAATCAATCTTCCAAACTGGGTACCGGGCAGTTATCTCATTCGGGATTTCTCCCGTCATATTGTCAGCATAGAAGCATCTTGCGACGGGCAACCCCGCAGCCTGACGCAATTATCGAAAAACTGCTGGCAAACCGAATCCATGAGTGGAAAGTGGGAAATCCGCTACACCGTATATGGATTCGATTTATCTGTACGCGGTTCGTTCCTTAATCAAGAGCGCGGTTTTTTTGACGGCGCGTGTTTATTGCTGAACGTATCGGGTTTAGAGCATCTGCCGCACCAAATCACATTCCAAGACTTGCCAAACTCTTGGGAAATAGCCACCACTTTGCCTCAAATCCGCAAAGGTGTTTTTCAGACGGCCTCTTATGCCGAACTGATTGACCACCCCGTAGAGCTTGGCCGCTTTGAAACTTTGGCATTTGAAGCCGGCGGCATTCCGCACCGCATTGTTTTGAGCGGCGTTTACCGCGATTTCGACCGCGCAAGATTAACCGGCGATATACAAAAAATTTGTTCCGCCCAGCTGAATATGTTCCCCTACCCTGCCCCGTTTGAAGAGTATCTGTTTCTACTTCATGTAGGCGACGACCTCTACGGCGGATTGGAACACATCAGCAGCACGGCTCTGCTTGCAGACAGAAACAGCCTGCCGCCCTGCAATATGGTTGAACCCAACGAACAATATATCCAACTGCTGGGGCTGTTCAGCCACGAATACTTCCACGCATGGAACGTGAAATCCATCAAACCCGAAACCTTCGTACCTTACGACCTCAATCAAGAAAGCTACACCGAGCAACTGTGGGCATTTGAAGGCATTACCTCTTACTACGACGATTTGTTTTTGGTGCGCAGCGGCGTGATTACGCCGGAAGCCTATCTGAAACTGCTGGCCGCAAACATCACACGCGTGCAGCAAAACAGAGGCCGTCTGAAACAAACACTGGCTCAATCCAGCTTTACGGCGTGGAATAAATTTTACAAACAAGACGAAAACAGCCCCAACGCTATCGTCAGCTATTACCAAAAAGGCGCTTTGGCGGCCTTGTGTCTGGACTTACTAATCCGCCAAAAAAGCGGCGATCAAAAAAGCCTCGACAGTGTGATGCAGCACCTGTATCGCCAATGGCGTGAAAACGGCCGCGGCATTGCCGAACAACAATGGCAAGAGCTTTGCCAAGAAATCACCGGCCTTGATTTGCAGGCATTTTTTCAGACGGCCTTATACTCAACCCGCGATCTACCACTTGAAGCCTGCTTAAAATACGGTGGCATATCATTAAATTGGCGCGCTGCTCCGCGCGATCACGGCGGCGGCCTGCTGAGCGATGCACCCCAAGCAAACAGCTTACCCGCCACCGACTTAGGCGCCCGTTTCAAACAAACTTCAGACGGCATCACGCTTACCCATGTTTTAAACGGCGGCAGCGCGGAGCAAGCGGGATTGTGCCCGCAAGACAAAATCATCGCGCTCAACGGCTTTGCCTGCACCGCCTTTGAAAAACAATGGCCGCAATTCCAAGCCGGCGAACAAGTCCGCGTGCATTACTTCCGACAAGGCGTGTTGCGCGAAACGCTTTTAACCGTACAGGCCATCGAAGCGGATACCGCGTTTCTACACACCGCCGACCCTGTTTTGCTCGACCGCTGGCTGAAACATTAACTCTCTGTTTTCAGACGGCCTCCAACCAAAGCTCAAGATTTCTATATAGAAAGGATTCATCATGGCGATCAAACAACTTGCAAACCAACTGTATGTTTCCCCTCAGTTGACTCAAGCAGACATACAGGAAGCCGCGACACTCGGCATTAAAAGCATTGTGTGCAACCGCCCCGACGGAGAAGAGGAAAGCCAACCCGGCTTTGAACAAATCAAACAATGGTGCGACGAAGCAGGTATCAAACATGTTGTGCATCAGCCTGTTGTCGCCCCCGCCATCAACCGCCAAGATGCAGACCGCTTTCAAGCATTGATCGCCGATGCCGAGCAACCCGTATTGGCCTTCTGCCGCACCGGCACACGCAGCTGCCTGCTGTGGGCTTATCATCAAGTAGCGAACGGCCTGCCGGTTGCCGAAGCCATTTCAGCAGCCAAAGAGGCCGGTATTGATTTAACGGCTTTTGAAGCGCGTTTGCAGGAAAACGCCACCGGTTAAATTGAAGTTGATAAAAAACGCGGAACCTTCAATCAGGTTCCGCGTTTTTTAGTTAACTACTGTTCAGATATCTGCTTTATCTTTATCCCCAACAATCTCTTCAACACGATTATTGAGAAAACTTTTATCCAAATTTGATGCAATATTTTTCAGACGGCCTCAAGGTATTTCTCCCTTCAGGCCGTCTGAACATTATCCGAATACGGTGCGTAAAACCAAGAAACACACCACAGACAATACGGCCGCTGCCGGTAAAGTAATCACCCAAGCCAAACCAATGGGTTTCATCAATGCCCAGTTGGCGTTGCGGTTTACCAAACCGATACCCAAAACCGCGCCAACCAAGATATGCGTGCTCGACACCGGCAAGCCCATCAGAGAAGCCAACATCACCACCGATGCCGCTGCCAATTCAGCAGCAAAACCGGAAGAAGGATGCATTTCCGCCAAGCTGGTACCTACGGTTTGAATCACTTCTTTACCGATAAACCACAGGCCGACGATCAAAGCAATACCAAAAGTCAGCATGGCCACGGGCGGAACGGGAGCTTGTGCACCGACATCACCGGTACGCAATACATCCATAATGGCGGCAAACGGGCCGATGGCGTTGGCAATATCGTTGGCACCATGGCTGAAGGCAAAACCGGCAGCGGTAAACACCTGCATCCAACTAAAGATCAGGAAAGTAGATTTCGCCAAGTCTTTGCGTTTGAGCGTTTTGGCATAGATAAAGGTTGCCATCCAAATCGCCGCACCAATCATGAAGATGGTCAGGAAACTACCCACATTGCTCATGCCCAATTCCAGATTTTTCAAGCCTTTGAAAATAAGCATGGCCGCAATCATCATCCCGCCTAACGAGGCAATAATCGGCACCCATGAATGCAGGGCTTTGTAGGCATCGATGCTGTTTTTGCGGTTATCGATTTCATACAGGCCTTTGTAGTATGAAGACTCAAGCTCGTTCGGATCTAAATCAGACTCGCCGTAAATCTGCGCATCACGCGCCATAGCGGTGGCGCATTCAATTTTTGCAGCTTCGTCCAAGCCTTCGAAATACAAACGGTGTTGAGTTTTATAAGCTTTTTTCTCTTGCTTGATGGATTTCAGATTTTCTTCGGCTTCGGTGTTGTAATCCAAAACGTGTTTTTTAATTTGGGAAAACAAAACGTATGAAACCAAGCCGCCAAGCACAGGGGAAAGCACCCACGAAATCGCAATTTCGGCGATATTGTCCCATTGAACCAGCGCAAACGAACTCGCTCCGCCGCTGCTTACCACGCCCAAACACAATGCGCTGCCGACAATACCGCCGATGATGGCGTGGGTTGTGGATACCGGCAGGCCTTTTTTCGTAGCAAACAGCAGCCACAAAGCGGCAGCCAACAGAGCCGACATCATAATGTACACAAACTGCATCGGCTCCAAATTCATCTGATTCAGATCGATAATGCCTTTGCGGATGGTATCGGTAACCTGTCCGCCGGCAATCACCGCCCCGCTCACTTCAAAAATCGCGGCAATAATCAACGCTTGGGGAATCGTCAACGTACCTGCACCCACGCTGGTGCCGAACGAGTTCGCCACATCGTTACCGCCGATGTTGAACGCCATAAACACACCAAAAAAAGTGGCCAACAGAAACAGCATGGTATGGTTTTGGTTGGTATAGCCCAAACCCCAGAAAATAAAATAGCCGACCATGCCCAACAGCAAGGCGGCAAATGCAAGGTTGATTTTCTGTATAGATGGTGAGTTCATGAAATGGTGAACCTCGTTGTTTACATTAAAAATGAACGGGATAATAACCGCTGTAAATAACTTTCGCCTGCGTACCACACGGACACGCCCGCAACATTTTTTACACTACTATTATAAAGATATTGCCGCATGCCGTCATGCAAATACTTTATTGGAATTTCTATCGGCCTCATTATCTATTTAACAAAATAACGCTACAATAAGATTTTTTCAGACGGCCTCATCATGGATTCCCAACTTTATATCGGTTTGATGTCCGGCACCAGCATGGACGGTGTCGATGCCGTGCTGGTACGCATGAACGGCAACCGCTGGCTGGCAGCCGAAGCCCATGCGTTCACGCCTTATCCCGGCCGTCTGAAACAAGATTTGCTGGCGCTGCAAAATACCGGCTTTAACGAGCTGCATAACAGCATGATGCTGGCACAAGAATTAAGCCGGCTATATGCCGAAACCGTGCACAAACTGCTGGACTCATGCCGTCTGAACCCCAAACAGATTACCGCAATCGGCTGCCACGGCCAAACCGTGCGCCACGCTCCCGAATCGGGATACAGCATACAACTGGCCAACCTGCCCCTTCTGGCCGAACTGACCGACATCATGACCATCGGCGACTTCCGCAGCCGCGACATCGCTGCAGGCGGGCAAGGCGCTCCGTTGGTTCCCGCCTTTCATCAGGCCTTATTTCAAAGCGATACCGAAACCCGCGTTGTGTTAAACATCGGCGGCATTGCCAACATCAGCGTGCTCCCGCCGCACCAACCCGCCTTCGGATTCGACACCGGCCCCGGCAATATGCTGATGGACGCTTGGGTTCAGCATATATGGCAGCAGCCGTATGATGAAAACGGCAGCAAAGCTGCTCAAGGCCAAGTGCTGTCGTCGCTTTTAGAAGAATTACTCGACCATCCCTACTTTTCGCAACCTTATCCCAAAAGCACAGGGCGCGAACTGTTTTCCCTGCCGTGGCTGCTGCCGCGTCTTTCAGACGGCCTCAACCCTCACGACGTATTGAAAACCCTGCTCGAATACACATCGCAAAGCATTTTCGATGCCGTTGCCTATGCCGCTCCTCAAGCAAGCCATATTTTTGTGTGCGGCGGCGGCATACAAAACTCAGCCTTAATGGCCAGCCTTGAGCAACGCTTCTCCAACACCCCAATCAATCTTCACAGCAGCCATGCCTTGAATTTACACCCTCAATGGATGGAAGCTGCCGCATTCGGCTGGCTCGCCGCCTGCTGGGTCAACCGCGTTCCCAGCAACCCTTACCACGCCACGGGAGCGGGCAAGCCCTGTATTTTGGGTGCGGGTTATTATCCTTAACACGCAGGCTTTTCAATCCAAACTTGAGGCCGTCTGAAAAGGCGGCACGACCAAGCCCAATGTTTTCAGCAATTCCACCGTTTCAAACACAGGCAGCCCCATCACGCCGGTAAAGCTGCCGGAAAGATTTTGTACAAACATTCCGCCCAGCCCCTGAATACCATAGGCACCTGCTTTGTCCATCGGTTCCCCGCTGGCAATGTAAGCGCGGATTTCTTCATCTTCCAAAGGCTTAAACACCACATCGCTCTGCTGCATCAGCGCATGGGTTTTGCCTTGCCAATAAACGCACACAGCCGTCAGCACCTGATGCGTCGTGCCGGACAAACTCTTCAACATTGCAAAAGCATCCTCAGCCGATTCGGGCTTGCCCAAAATATGATTGTGCAAAGCCACCGTCGTATCAGCACTCAAAAGCGGATATTCGGGCGCAAACGGATATTGCCCCTGCCAATGGGCAACGGCCGCAGCGTTTTTTTCAAAAGCCATACGCGCCACATAAGCCGCCGCCGACTCATGCAAATACGGCGTTTCATCAATTTCAGCGGGCAAACGGGCAATGCGGTAGCCTAAGTTTTCCAAAATTTCGCGACGGCGCGGGCTTCCCGAAGCCAGATAAAGCGTATTCATTTCCCCTGCCCTTCTACCGCCCCGCGTTGCAAACGGTCCAGCAATCTTGTCGGCAACAAACGTTTCAAATACCAAAACAACACCGTAGGGAAAGTCACCAAATAGCGTGCTTTGGGATTAGGGGCAGTCAACGCCTTCACGCAAATCGCCGCACAGTCCGCCGACGACATCGTAAAAGGCGCGGCATTACCTTCTTTTTCAAGGCGGTTTAACTGATAGCGGTAGTTTTCAGCATGCACGCTAGCGGCAATATCAATGTGTTCATGCAGTTTCTTCAAAGCATTTTGGCGGAACTTAGTGGCAATCGGCCCCGGCTCAACCAAGCTGATAAAAATACCGCTGCCGTGCGTTTCATGGCGCAAGGTATCGCACATGCCTTCCAAGGCGAATTTCGTACTGTTGTAAGCCCCGCGCCACGGCATGGCGGCAAAGCCCAAAATACTGCTGTTCACCAAAATCCGCCCATGCCCCTGACGGCGGAATACCTTCATCGCCAGCGTAATGCACTCCCAAGCGCCAAATACATTGGTTTCAAACTGTTCCCGCAACGCTTCACGCGGCACGTCCTCCACCGCCCCCACCTGCCCGTAACCGGCATTGCAAAACAGCGCATCCAAAGTGCCGCCCGTTTGCTGCATCACCGTATCAAAAGCCGAACGGATGCTTGCACTATCGGCCACATCAAGTTGAAGCGCATCCGCCAGCCCTTCGGCGCGCAACCGCTCCACATCATGAAGGCTTCGGCAAGACGCAAACACCCTCCAGCCGGCTTGATGCAGTTGTTTGGCCGTATCGTAGCCGATGCCGCTGGAACACCCCGTTATCAAAATCGTTTTCATTAATTTTCTCTTATCAATCCATGTTGAACATTCCAAACCTGCGCCAGTATATCGCAATGTTTCAAAATAAAAAGGCGGCTTCCTCATTACGGATATATCCAAGCCAATGTATCGGTACACAATCATGCCACATTTTCACACGGTTTAATCTTGCATTATTCTTGCTTCTATCCTCAACCGTATCTATACAAAACCTTCATCCGCATACAATGAGGCCGTCTGAAAATCTCTTTTCAGACGGCCTCATCAAAACCGATACTACAAAATTACAAACGTTGCACCCTTTGTTTCAGGACGGCGATTTTCTCTTTCAAATGAGTTACACGAGCATGCCACAACATCAATCCCGCAGACACAATTAAATATATAGTCAACACAATACCGCCGGTTTGGTAATCACCAAAATCTTTCAACGACACCACGTTACCCGCTCCCGCAATCAGGGAAATGTTCGGTGCGATGAGAATGGCAAAAATCACACCACACACAACCAAGCAGGCAACCAGCAACAACATTCCCACACGGAAACGCCAGTTTTTAAAACGCGCCAGCACCAAGCCTATTCCAAACAGTACCGCTCCGACCACAGAAAACACCAGCAATGCCGACCATTTATCTACCACCGTCTGCGTCGAAATAAACGACGTCAAACCAAACATATAAAAACAAAATAATGCACCAGAGTAAAATATCACACTTAAAAAACTACGCATTACCTATCCCACCGGAAGTTTGAAAATAAAAATGTGTTCGGGAGCGGAATAAAAAATAAACGATACAGATAAACAATACCGAGCCGTAAAGCAACATCGGCTGCTCGGGAGACACCGTCAAATTAAACACTATTCCTGCCACACCGCACAATACATATAACCACCGCCCCCAATTCAAAGCCTGAAGCATGGCCACGCCTACCACGATATTAATAACAGCCCCCCAACCGTCGGCAACATTGATCCCAACCAACAAAGGCATATGGCGAATCACTTCCTGCACATCAGGATGACTGCGGCTTACCGTCATAACCAAAACTGACAATAGCGACATAATAATCAAAAAATAGGCAAAAACCGTTACAAACATCGGCCGTTTCATAATTGAACTTATCCAAATCAATACATAATTTAACAAATGTCATTATGCCAAATAAATCACATGCGTGACTATATTTATGATAAACGGTTAAATTAACAGACCGAAATTCACTTTACCTATATTCGAGCAATATTTTTCAGACGGCCTCGCATAGCCGGCAAAAAATCTAAAATTATAAATTAT
It encodes:
- a CDS encoding SDR family NAD(P)-dependent oxidoreductase: MKTILITGCSSGIGYDTAKQLHQAGWRVFASCRSLHDVERLRAEGLADALQLDVADSASIRSAFDTVMQQTGGTLDALFCNAGYGQVGAVEDVPREALREQFETNVFGAWECITLAMKVFRRQGHGRILVNSSILGFAAMPWRGAYNSTKFALEGMCDTLRHETHGSGIFISLVEPGPIATKFRQNALKKLHEHIDIAASVHAENYRYQLNRLEKEGNAAPFTMSSADCAAICVKALTAPNPKARYLVTFPTVLFWYLKRLLPTRLLDRLQRGAVEGQGK